One genomic window of Campylobacter curvus includes the following:
- the fmt gene encoding methionyl-tRNA formyltransferase yields MNIIFMGTPAYARVILDALVRAGIGVTAVFTQPDKPVGRKQILTPSEVKIYTQQNLPHAKIFQPKTLKEGSVAAEILALKPDFIVVAAYGKILPKSILDIAPCINLHASILPKYRGASPIQAALLNGEKNTGVTAMLMDEGLDTGDMLGFAHVSCEGKRSAEMFGILGELAGELAVKTLFNFKNLTPQKQDDALATHCKKIQKSDGLVNLSEDAEQIYNKFRAFHEWPGVFLESGLKFLELNLADGSGAAGEILRIEKDGFVVACGNGALKILALQEAGKKVLDAKAYINGKRLVAGSKIS; encoded by the coding sequence ATGAATATAATTTTTATGGGCACGCCTGCGTACGCGAGGGTGATCCTGGACGCGCTTGTGCGCGCTGGTATCGGTGTCACGGCCGTTTTTACGCAGCCTGATAAACCGGTCGGCAGGAAGCAAATTTTAACGCCAAGCGAAGTTAAAATTTACACGCAGCAAAATTTGCCGCATGCTAAAATTTTTCAGCCAAAGACACTAAAAGAGGGGTCGGTCGCGGCTGAAATTTTAGCCTTAAAGCCCGATTTTATCGTGGTCGCGGCGTATGGGAAAATTTTACCAAAGAGCATACTAGACATCGCCCCGTGTATAAATTTACACGCCTCCATACTGCCTAAATACCGCGGCGCAAGCCCGATACAAGCGGCTTTGCTAAACGGCGAAAAGAATACTGGCGTGACGGCGATGCTCATGGATGAGGGACTTGATACGGGCGATATGCTGGGCTTTGCTCACGTTTCGTGCGAGGGTAAAAGATCGGCTGAGATGTTTGGGATTTTGGGCGAGCTAGCGGGCGAGCTGGCGGTAAAAACGCTTTTTAATTTTAAAAATTTGACACCGCAAAAGCAAGATGACGCGCTTGCAACGCATTGCAAAAAGATACAAAAATCAGACGGACTTGTGAATTTGAGCGAGGACGCGGAGCAAATTTACAATAAATTTCGCGCTTTTCACGAGTGGCCGGGCGTCTTTCTTGAAAGCGGGCTTAAATTTTTGGAGTTAAATTTAGCTGACGGTAGCGGCGCGGCGGGGGAGATTTTACGCATCGAAAAGGACGGATTTGTCGTGGCTTGCGGCAACGGTGCGCTTAAAATCCTCGCCCTGCAAGAAGCGGGCAAAAAGGTACTGGACGCAAAAGCCTATATAAATGGAAAGCGGCTAGTGGCTGGCAGTAAAATTTCTTAA
- a CDS encoding DMT family transporter — MAWIYLICAGLMEMGWPVGLKMAQQEGSRVLGVCVAIAFMAASGFLLWLAQREIPIGTSYAVWTSIGAAGTFMIGVWFYGDAASLWKYFGVLLILIGVVVLKVAP; from the coding sequence ATGGCTTGGATTTACTTGATATGCGCCGGGCTTATGGAGATGGGCTGGCCCGTGGGGCTAAAAATGGCGCAGCAAGAAGGCTCGCGAGTGCTTGGGGTCTGCGTGGCGATAGCATTTATGGCGGCGAGTGGGTTTTTGCTCTGGCTGGCGCAACGCGAGATACCTATCGGCACGTCTTACGCGGTCTGGACGAGCATCGGTGCGGCGGGAACGTTTATGATTGGCGTGTGGTTTTACGGCGACGCGGCGAGCCTGTGGAAATATTTTGGCGTGCTCTTGATACTTATCGGCGTGGTCGTGCTGAAAGTCGCACCGTAA
- the obgE gene encoding GTPase ObgE, with product MFIDSVNLTLSSGHGGAGAVSFRREKHVILGGPDGGDGGDGGDVYLIADNNSHTLAAYKGKRALKAQNGEAGSGRRMTGKKGENLELIVPPGTAVYDAQTNELLADLTKEGERVLFLKGGKGGLGNVHFKSSINQAPEYAQKGLPEETCDVRLELKLIADVGLVGFPNVGKSTLISTVSNAKPQIANYEFTTLTPKLGLVEVDEYSGFVMADIPGIIEGASDGRGLGLKFLKHIERTKILLYMLDLANYRSLKEQFFTLHGEVEKFSPELAKRDFAIALTRMDAAENLQRKVGEFLQILGLRGEQSKIKGEATGKFNEGEYPKNGGAGKTGKNLIYKQDIYEFDGSKPYFVMPISSATNQNIAELKFSLLELLKKENFK from the coding sequence ATGTTTATAGATAGTGTAAATTTAACCCTAAGTTCGGGGCATGGCGGAGCCGGGGCGGTGAGTTTCAGACGCGAAAAGCACGTCATCTTAGGAGGACCTGACGGCGGCGATGGCGGTGATGGCGGCGATGTATACTTAATCGCTGACAACAACTCCCACACGCTAGCCGCATACAAGGGCAAAAGGGCGCTCAAAGCTCAAAACGGAGAGGCTGGTTCGGGGAGGCGGATGACCGGCAAAAAGGGCGAAAATCTCGAGCTCATCGTGCCGCCCGGCACTGCCGTGTATGACGCGCAGACGAATGAACTTTTGGCAGATCTTACCAAAGAGGGCGAGCGCGTGCTGTTTTTAAAAGGCGGCAAGGGCGGGCTTGGCAACGTGCATTTTAAAAGCTCGATCAACCAAGCCCCCGAATATGCGCAAAAGGGTCTGCCTGAAGAGACGTGCGACGTGCGCTTAGAGCTAAAACTCATCGCCGATGTCGGTTTAGTTGGCTTTCCAAATGTCGGCAAATCCACGCTCATTTCGACCGTTTCAAACGCGAAGCCGCAGATCGCAAACTACGAATTTACGACGCTCACGCCAAAGCTAGGCCTTGTCGAGGTCGATGAATACAGCGGCTTTGTGATGGCGGACATCCCTGGCATCATCGAGGGCGCGAGCGATGGGCGCGGGCTTGGGCTTAAATTTTTAAAGCACATCGAGCGCACTAAAATTTTACTTTATATGCTCGATCTTGCCAACTACCGAAGCCTAAAAGAGCAGTTTTTCACGCTTCACGGCGAGGTTGAGAAATTTTCGCCCGAACTTGCCAAAAGAGACTTTGCCATCGCTTTGACGCGCATGGACGCGGCGGAAAATTTGCAGCGAAAAGTCGGCGAATTTTTGCAGATTTTGGGACTTCGCGGCGAGCAGTCAAAAATAAAGGGCGAGGCTACGGGTAAATTTAACGAAGGCGAATATCCAAAAAACGGCGGCGCGGGCAAGACGGGTAAAAATTTGATTTACAAGCAAGATATTTACGAATTTGACGGCTCAAAGCCATATTTTGTCATGCCGATCAGCTCCGCGACAAATCAAAATATCGCCGAGCTTAAATTTAGCCTGCTCGAACTGCTGAAAAAGGAAAATTTCAAATGA
- the rpmA gene encoding 50S ribosomal protein L27, with translation MAHKKGQGSTQNNRDSIGRRLGVKKFGGEFVRAGNIIIRQRGTATHAGSNVGLGKDHTIFALIDGFVKFERKDKNRKKVSVYPAA, from the coding sequence ATGGCACACAAAAAAGGTCAGGGCTCGACCCAAAATAACCGAGATAGTATCGGACGCCGTTTAGGTGTCAAGAAATTTGGCGGCGAATTCGTCCGTGCAGGAAACATCATCATTCGCCAGCGCGGCACAGCCACTCACGCAGGTAGCAACGTAGGTCTTGGCAAAGATCACACTATTTTTGCATTGATCGACGGCTTTGTAAAATTCGAAAGAAAAGACAAAAACAGAAAAAAAGTTTCTGTTTATCCTGCCGCTTAA
- the rplU gene encoding 50S ribosomal protein L21 has protein sequence MSKYAIIKHGGKQYRVSEGEYIKLDRFEAEAKSTVEITEVLAVNDGGIKVGAPFVKGAKVVLEVVNLGKDKKVVIYKKRRRKDSKLKRGFRRQFTRVKVVSIAA, from the coding sequence ATGTCAAAATACGCTATTATCAAACATGGCGGCAAACAATATCGTGTCAGCGAGGGCGAGTATATCAAGCTTGACAGGTTTGAAGCCGAGGCAAAATCAACCGTCGAAATCACAGAAGTTTTGGCTGTAAATGACGGTGGTATCAAGGTAGGTGCGCCGTTCGTAAAGGGTGCAAAAGTTGTCTTAGAAGTCGTAAATTTAGGTAAAGACAAAAAAGTCGTGATCTATAAAAAACGCAGACGCAAAGACTCGAAACTTAAACGCGGTTTTAGAAGACAATTTACACGCGTTAAAGTCGTTAGTATCGCAGCTTAA